In Marinobacterium sp. LSUCC0821, the DNA window CATACTTCATCATGCCGATCTTGATGGGTGCAACGATGTTTATCCAGCAGATGCTAAACCCAACACCGCCGGACCCAATGCAGGCTAAGATCATGAAGATGCTACCAATCATGTTCACCTTCTTCTTCCTGTGGTTCCCAGCAGGTCTAGTACTTTACTGGTTGGTAAACAACGTACTGTCGATTGCACAGCAGTATGTGATCAACAAACAGATCGAATCGGGCGAACTTAAGTAAATTTGCCCATAGGCACGCTGAAAGCTTTGGATAGTGACCTTTTCAGCTCATTGAATTGAGAGAGGTGTAAAGGATATGAATCTATTCGAAGCGATCAGCGTGCTTTTTTTATGCATCATCGTCAGCATATTCTTTTCTGTTTCAGAAATTTCACTCGCAGCAGCAAGAAAAATTAAGTTATCTCAGCTTGCTGATGGGGGTAATAACGCTGCAGCTAAGGTAATGGCCCTTCAGCAAGACCCTGGGGCTTTTTTCACTCTCATTCAAATCGGTTTAAACTCAGTTGCAATACTGGCTGGTATTGTCTCTGAGTCACAATTCACACCCGTATTTAAAACGCTGATTAGCTTTGTTTACGCGGGCCCCATGCTCGAGCAATTCTCAGCTGCCAGTGCATTTATTCTAGTAACACTCAGTTTCATTCTCTTTGCTGATCTGGTTCCTAAACGCATCGCAATGAACCACCCTGAAGCCATCGCAATTCGCGTTGTTGGCTCTATGAATGTGTTAATTACACTCCTCAAACCACTTGTATGGGTGATCAACGGCGCTGCCAATCTCTTTTTTAAATTGGTCGGCTTAAAGTCGGAGCGAATTGATGATCTCACTAACGATGATCTCTATGCCATGGTAGAAGCTGGTGCTGAAGCGGGCCTTCTGCGCAAGGAAGAGCATCAAGTAATAGAAAATGTTTTCGACATGCAGAGCCAATATATCACCACGGCTATGACGCCACGCGAAAATGTTGTGTTTCTATCAGAGAGTGATTCGACAGCAGAGCTACATGCAAAGCTAGCTACCGATACACACAGTCGTTTCTTAATTTGTGGAGAGACTATTGATGAGGTCAAAGGCTACATTGATGCTAAAGCATTTCTTAGACAAAGCCTTGCCGGTAATGAGTTATCGATCAATGCTGATATGGTCAATGAGTTAATTATTTTGCCCGATACACTTAACTTGTTTGAAGCGATGGAGCAGTTTAAAGCTCAACAATCAGATTTCGCTGTAGTACTAAACGAATATGCTCTAGTTGTTGGTGTTTTGACTATCAAAGACCTAATGTCGACCGTGATGGGTGAATGGGCGCAAACAGCTGATAATGAGCAAATCATCAAACGTGATGATAACTCTTGGTTGATGGATGGCTTAACACCGATATCAGATGTTATGCGAGTCCTTAATATTGAAGAGTTCCCTGAAGAGCAAAATTACGAAACCCTTGCTGGCTTTATCATGTATAGCTTGCGTAAAATTCCTAAAAGAACAGAGTTTGTAAGCTTCGCAGGGTACAAGTTTGAAGTCATCGATATCGATAATTTCAAAATTGACCAGCTACTTGTTACTAAAATTGAAT includes these proteins:
- a CDS encoding hemolysin family protein, with translation MNLFEAISVLFLCIIVSIFFSVSEISLAAARKIKLSQLADGGNNAAAKVMALQQDPGAFFTLIQIGLNSVAILAGIVSESQFTPVFKTLISFVYAGPMLEQFSAASAFILVTLSFILFADLVPKRIAMNHPEAIAIRVVGSMNVLITLLKPLVWVINGAANLFFKLVGLKSERIDDLTNDDLYAMVEAGAEAGLLRKEEHQVIENVFDMQSQYITTAMTPRENVVFLSESDSTAELHAKLATDTHSRFLICGETIDEVKGYIDAKAFLRQSLAGNELSINADMVNELIILPDTLNLFEAMEQFKAQQSDFAVVLNEYALVVGVLTIKDLMSTVMGEWAQTADNEQIIKRDDNSWLMDGLTPISDVMRVLNIEEFPEEQNYETLAGFIMYSLRKIPKRTEFVSFAGYKFEVIDIDNFKIDQLLVTKIESN